In the Arthrobacter sp. 31Y genome, one interval contains:
- a CDS encoding Crp/Fnr family transcriptional regulator — protein sequence MDIEVLRRAPLFATLDDDAFRLLTDELTEVDLSRGASVFREGDQGDQLYFIVSGKVKLGRTSPDGRESLLAILGPGELFGEMALFDPSPRTATATAVSETRLAGLKNESLNALLRTRPEVSAQLLQALARRLRRTNDSLSDLVFSDVPGRVAKALLDLADRFGRPATDGVLVAHELTQEELAQLVGASRETVNKALAEFVQRGWLRLEARAVVILDMQRLRQRSR from the coding sequence ATGGACATCGAGGTATTGCGCCGCGCACCCCTCTTCGCCACCCTTGACGACGACGCATTCCGCTTGCTGACGGACGAACTCACCGAGGTGGACCTTTCACGTGGAGCTTCGGTGTTCCGCGAAGGTGACCAGGGTGACCAGCTCTACTTCATCGTTTCCGGCAAGGTAAAGCTCGGACGCACGTCCCCCGACGGCCGCGAGTCGCTCTTGGCCATTCTTGGCCCTGGTGAGCTCTTCGGCGAAATGGCGTTGTTCGATCCCAGCCCGCGTACCGCTACGGCCACCGCCGTTTCGGAAACCCGCCTGGCCGGCCTCAAGAACGAGAGCCTCAACGCACTGCTCCGCACGCGCCCCGAGGTTTCCGCGCAGCTGCTGCAGGCTCTGGCCCGCCGTCTTCGCCGGACCAACGACTCCCTCTCCGACCTCGTCTTCTCCGACGTCCCGGGCCGTGTTGCCAAGGCCCTCCTGGACCTTGCAGACCGCTTCGGCCGCCCGGCTACCGACGGCGTCCTGGTTGCCCACGAGCTCACCCAGGAAGAACTGGCCCAACTGGTGGGCGCTTCCCGCGAAACCGTGAACAAGGCACTGGCCGAGTTCGTCCAGCGCGGATGGCTCCGACTGGAAGCCCGCGCCGTGGTGATCCTGGACATGCAGCGCCTTCGCCAGCGCTCACGCTAA
- a CDS encoding epoxide hydrolase family protein → MMNTTEVSIDIRDFRLDVPQVELDDLMDRLARTRLPQSAPVDDWDAGTPNSYLREALNAWTTSFDWRTQEARINAVPHFTTEIDGQHFHFIHVRSPHPGATPLLLAHTYPGSSVDYLGMIDDLTDPVAHGGRAEEAFDVVIPDAPGYGFSNPVAESGWNTARVARAYDTLMRGLGYTHYGIHGSDNGAMVARELGLLNPDGFLGLHVLQLFSFPSGDPAEFEKLEPQDFAGLAHMEWFQSVGGYNTMNSSRPQTVAVGLSDSPVALLAYSELFNSFGNGTSLVPLEEILTEVTVNWFANAAAGMSRSYLDNARTQAEPQVNGAPTGVAVFKDDFQTIRVFAERDNSNIVHWSRFEEGGHFAALEVPSLLASDIRTFFGEVRAGR, encoded by the coding sequence ATGATGAACACCACAGAAGTGAGTATCGATATCCGCGACTTCCGCCTGGATGTTCCCCAGGTGGAACTTGACGATCTGATGGATCGCCTTGCCCGGACCCGGCTGCCCCAGTCGGCGCCCGTTGACGATTGGGATGCTGGGACCCCGAACTCCTACCTTCGCGAGGCGTTGAACGCGTGGACGACCAGCTTTGACTGGCGGACCCAGGAAGCGCGCATCAACGCCGTTCCGCACTTCACCACCGAGATTGACGGACAGCATTTCCACTTCATCCATGTGCGCTCACCACATCCGGGAGCCACACCGCTGTTGCTGGCCCACACTTATCCTGGTTCATCAGTCGACTACCTTGGCATGATCGATGATCTCACCGATCCGGTGGCGCACGGTGGCCGGGCTGAGGAGGCCTTCGACGTGGTGATCCCGGATGCCCCCGGCTACGGATTCTCCAATCCTGTGGCCGAGTCCGGATGGAACACTGCTCGCGTGGCCCGGGCCTACGACACTCTCATGCGCGGGCTTGGATACACCCACTACGGTATTCACGGTTCTGACAACGGCGCGATGGTGGCCCGGGAGCTCGGTCTCTTGAACCCGGACGGGTTCCTTGGCCTCCATGTGCTGCAGCTTTTCTCGTTCCCATCAGGTGACCCGGCCGAGTTCGAGAAACTAGAACCGCAAGACTTTGCAGGGCTCGCCCATATGGAGTGGTTCCAATCGGTCGGGGGCTATAACACCATGAACTCGAGCCGTCCGCAGACAGTGGCAGTGGGGCTGAGCGACTCGCCTGTGGCGCTGCTGGCCTACAGCGAGTTGTTCAACTCGTTCGGAAACGGTACATCGCTTGTCCCGCTGGAGGAGATCCTTACCGAAGTCACCGTGAACTGGTTCGCTAACGCGGCAGCAGGCATGAGCCGAAGCTACCTGGACAACGCACGCACCCAGGCTGAGCCGCAGGTGAACGGTGCGCCCACCGGCGTGGCAGTGTTCAAGGACGACTTTCAAACGATCCGTGTCTTCGCCGAGCGCGACAACTCAAACATCGTGCATTGGAGTCGATTTGAGGAGGGAGGGCACTTCGCTGCTCTGGAAGTGCCATCGCTCCTGGCCAGCGACATTCGTACGTTCTTCGGTGAGGTTCGGGCCGGGCGGTAA
- a CDS encoding helix-turn-helix transcriptional regulator, with the protein MSSTAERLLALLSFMQSRPDWTGTDLADRLGVSTRTIRKDIDRLRELGYPVDATRGTAGGYRLGAGGKLPPLLLDDEEAVAVAIGLRTATGIAGIAESSARALAKLEQVLPPRLRPTVTALSKVDRAPENNGTDAEDPEVNHAVIAAIAAAIRDVEWFRFDDRGTSRLVEPYRLLSWQRRWYLVGRDPVSEEWGVFRADWIEPRMPTRRRFSPSPLPGGDYTAFAMHSIAASGWKVHARLRVAAPAEAVLARINHAVGVVESISDTESVLVTGADSLETIAAYIGMLGMDFTVESPAALIPHLRHLADVYLRATNFDGK; encoded by the coding sequence ATGTCCTCTACGGCTGAACGTCTTCTGGCGCTCCTCTCGTTCATGCAGTCCCGGCCCGATTGGACGGGCACGGATCTCGCTGACCGCCTCGGCGTTTCGACGCGAACAATTCGCAAGGACATCGATCGATTACGGGAGCTCGGGTATCCGGTGGATGCGACCCGCGGGACAGCGGGAGGCTACCGCCTCGGTGCCGGCGGAAAGCTACCGCCACTGCTCCTCGACGACGAGGAAGCAGTCGCCGTCGCAATTGGCCTCCGCACGGCAACGGGCATCGCCGGCATTGCGGAGTCGAGTGCCCGTGCCCTCGCAAAACTTGAGCAAGTGCTTCCGCCGCGGCTACGGCCAACTGTTACCGCACTGTCGAAGGTCGATCGGGCGCCCGAAAACAACGGGACGGATGCCGAAGATCCCGAAGTCAACCACGCGGTTATCGCGGCTATTGCGGCAGCCATCCGCGACGTCGAGTGGTTCCGGTTCGATGACCGCGGTACGTCGCGGCTTGTGGAGCCGTATCGCCTGCTGAGCTGGCAACGGCGCTGGTACTTGGTGGGGCGAGACCCTGTCTCGGAAGAATGGGGCGTCTTCCGCGCGGACTGGATAGAACCGCGGATGCCTACCCGCCGTCGCTTCTCCCCGTCACCGCTGCCAGGCGGTGATTACACCGCGTTCGCGATGCATTCGATCGCAGCCAGCGGCTGGAAAGTGCACGCTCGCCTGCGCGTTGCTGCTCCCGCAGAGGCCGTCCTGGCTCGAATCAACCACGCTGTTGGGGTGGTGGAGTCGATCTCCGATACCGAGTCCGTGCTGGTCACCGGCGCCGACAGCCTGGAGACCATCGCCGCGTACATCGGCATGCTGGGCATGGATTTCACAGTAGAGTCGCCCGCCGCCCTGATACCGCATTTGAGGCACCTTGCAGACGTCTACCTCCGAGCGACAAACTTCGACGGGAAGTGA
- a CDS encoding NUDIX hydrolase, whose product MPQLARRLFVLPPELEGAARNWLELGERTPRAARYASSVVLLRDSPTGLETWLGYRPGSSPLGVVAFPGGSLDPSDDDPVGWLGPSPQHWAEQMGTDDVGLARRHVVGAIRELFEETGVLLAGPDASSTVEANSTIDWMRAREAVAAQEKSFTEMLSKRGLSLRTDLLKPLVNWLSPDFAHARFNTRYFAATVPVNQQPSILGSKGVWGRWVCAAQAITMRETSALGDEVGQENTVGLKLGELLVPGSEIMLEKMANANGCIAYLSYKRKAHVYQAKLVDEGGILMLEVEAARTVAGEPQRER is encoded by the coding sequence TTGCCGCAGCTTGCCCGCCGTCTGTTTGTACTGCCCCCGGAACTCGAAGGGGCAGCACGGAACTGGCTTGAGCTTGGCGAGCGGACCCCCAGGGCCGCCCGCTACGCCTCCTCAGTTGTGTTGTTGCGCGATTCGCCCACCGGCTTGGAAACCTGGCTTGGCTACAGGCCAGGTTCCTCGCCGTTGGGCGTCGTAGCGTTCCCTGGCGGTTCTTTGGACCCGTCCGACGACGACCCCGTAGGTTGGTTGGGCCCCTCACCTCAGCATTGGGCTGAGCAGATGGGAACGGACGACGTCGGACTCGCCCGCCGTCACGTGGTGGGCGCCATCCGTGAACTCTTCGAAGAAACGGGTGTCCTGCTCGCGGGCCCCGACGCTTCCTCCACGGTTGAAGCGAACTCCACCATTGACTGGATGCGCGCCCGCGAAGCAGTGGCCGCCCAGGAGAAGTCCTTCACGGAGATGCTGTCCAAGCGCGGACTGTCCCTACGCACCGACCTCTTGAAGCCGCTGGTGAACTGGCTCAGCCCTGACTTTGCACATGCGCGTTTCAACACCCGGTACTTCGCTGCCACTGTCCCCGTGAACCAGCAGCCCAGCATTCTGGGCAGCAAAGGCGTGTGGGGGCGCTGGGTGTGTGCTGCCCAGGCCATCACCATGCGGGAAACCTCAGCACTGGGTGACGAGGTGGGCCAGGAAAATACCGTGGGCCTCAAGCTCGGCGAACTTCTGGTGCCGGGCTCGGAAATCATGCTCGAAAAGATGGCCAACGCCAACGGCTGCATCGCGTACCTGAGCTACAAACGCAAAGCTCACGTTTACCAGGCGAAACTGGTGGACGAGGGCGGAATCCTGATGCTCGAGGTCGAAGCCGCCCGGACCGTGGCTGGAGAGCCCCAGCGCGAACGCTAG
- a CDS encoding RidA family protein: MTTPAETTSTAESGAPTSAVEQRLAELGLTLPEVAAPVADYVPAVVSGNYVYTSGQLPFINGKLEATGKVSLGELATSDEPTVDPEDAKRYAAVCAINALAAVKSVIGDLDRVTRIVKVVGFVASESTFTGQPGVINGASELLGQVFGDAGKHARSAVGVSVLPLDSPVEVELIAEFS; the protein is encoded by the coding sequence ATGACAACCCCCGCAGAAACCACTTCTACCGCGGAATCCGGAGCCCCCACGTCTGCTGTTGAGCAGCGTTTAGCCGAGCTCGGATTGACCCTCCCTGAGGTGGCCGCGCCGGTGGCTGACTACGTGCCTGCCGTCGTCTCCGGCAACTACGTCTACACCTCCGGACAGCTGCCCTTTATTAACGGCAAACTCGAAGCTACGGGCAAGGTATCCCTCGGCGAGTTGGCCACGTCCGACGAACCCACCGTTGACCCGGAAGACGCCAAGCGCTACGCAGCCGTCTGTGCCATCAACGCCCTCGCTGCAGTCAAGAGCGTCATTGGCGATCTTGACCGCGTCACCCGCATCGTCAAGGTTGTGGGCTTCGTGGCCTCCGAGTCCACCTTCACCGGCCAGCCCGGCGTGATCAACGGTGCATCGGAACTCCTCGGACAGGTCTTCGGCGACGCCGGCAAGCACGCACGCTCCGCCGTCGGCGTCTCTGTCCTGCCGCTTGACTCTCCCGTTGAAGTCGAGCTCATCGCTGAATTCAGCTAA
- a CDS encoding DUF4177 domain-containing protein, whose translation MTKWEYATIPLIIHATKQILDQWGEDGWELVQVVGGPDGKGLVAYLKREKQ comes from the coding sequence ATGACCAAATGGGAGTACGCCACGATTCCGCTCATTATCCACGCTACAAAGCAGATCCTGGACCAGTGGGGCGAGGACGGCTGGGAGCTCGTCCAGGTCGTCGGTGGACCCGATGGCAAAGGCCTTGTTGCATACCTGAAGAGGGAGAAGCAGTAA
- a CDS encoding transglycosylase domain-containing protein: MTESLALAGKVENMVTRKNPLFDTATTLGKILGFLGVSAICGVLVAGLLVPAAAVSGSAASGSIQFFDTLPAELQVDPPSQNTTILAKDGTPIASIYAENRTKVPLDQMSPFIKDAVIAIEDSRFYEHGGIDTTGIMRALVSTARGNKQGASTITQQYVNNVINESLVAADREEDVKLNGGGKGVGDKLREMKLAIALEKKFSKEQILEGYLNIVFFNRDAYGIEAASKFFFSTSAKDLTLPQAALLAGLVNSPSAFDPIANPDSSKVRRDLVLASMVNQGKITQAQYDEAVATPVTTQVTPARQGCAYATMAPYFCDYVLHLMFNNPAYGDTQEERIKRVQRGGLTIQTTLDPTAQTVAQQQVDATAGANPDKWGASITSVQPGTGQIVSMAQNTVWLPQEGKFDQTQNFNVDVLDKDGNDLNGIGGFQPGSTMKPFTFAQWLNEGKSMETTINASVRKYKQNFPWKNTCPTPTDGFYDANVPGSFDLQNASPEYYRNMTVLWGLKNSINTATFASAAQVDLCGIQQIVDATGIHGGLPARDDTGKITDPNPQVQMTRLSNLIGATQTAPLTMAASFATFAADGKYCEPIAITSVKDQSGAELPAQSSSCKDAVKPEVARGVAYAMGKVLDEGSGSLIRPALNSKNFPVAAKTGTNDSNGSTWVVGYTTGLATASWFGDPLGDQLRPGRNLTINGKSYDAIDGYMIAGPQFTNYMLAVAPAYGTNPFQAPPSNLTGLPTPQRNNTPSNNPPANPAPSNGNGNSGNGNNGNGNKN; encoded by the coding sequence ATGACAGAAAGCCTAGCCCTTGCCGGTAAAGTGGAAAACATGGTGACTCGCAAGAACCCACTATTCGACACTGCCACCACCCTCGGAAAGATTCTAGGCTTCCTTGGTGTGAGCGCGATTTGTGGCGTCCTGGTGGCGGGCCTTTTGGTCCCCGCAGCCGCCGTTTCGGGCAGTGCCGCTAGTGGTTCAATCCAGTTCTTTGACACTCTGCCGGCGGAACTCCAGGTAGATCCGCCCAGCCAGAACACCACGATCCTGGCGAAGGACGGTACGCCGATCGCCTCGATCTACGCAGAGAACCGGACCAAGGTTCCGCTGGATCAAATGAGCCCGTTCATCAAGGACGCTGTCATCGCTATCGAGGACAGCCGTTTTTACGAGCACGGCGGCATTGACACCACCGGCATCATGCGAGCTCTGGTGAGCACCGCCCGCGGCAACAAGCAGGGTGCATCCACCATCACCCAGCAGTACGTGAACAACGTCATCAACGAATCCCTCGTCGCAGCCGACAGGGAAGAGGACGTCAAGCTCAACGGTGGCGGCAAGGGCGTAGGCGACAAGCTCCGAGAAATGAAGCTTGCGATCGCCCTGGAGAAGAAGTTCTCCAAGGAGCAGATCCTTGAGGGTTACCTCAACATCGTCTTCTTCAACCGCGACGCTTACGGCATTGAGGCTGCCTCCAAGTTCTTCTTCAGCACCTCTGCCAAGGACCTGACTCTTCCGCAGGCTGCCCTCCTGGCCGGCCTGGTGAACAGCCCGTCGGCCTTCGATCCCATCGCCAACCCGGACAGCTCCAAGGTCCGCCGCGACCTGGTGCTCGCCTCCATGGTCAACCAGGGAAAGATCACCCAGGCGCAGTATGACGAAGCTGTTGCCACCCCGGTCACCACGCAGGTCACCCCGGCCCGCCAGGGCTGCGCTTACGCCACCATGGCTCCGTATTTCTGTGACTACGTGCTGCACTTGATGTTCAACAACCCTGCCTACGGTGACACGCAGGAAGAGCGCATCAAGCGCGTCCAGCGCGGCGGTCTCACCATCCAGACCACCCTCGATCCGACAGCCCAGACCGTCGCCCAGCAGCAGGTCGACGCAACGGCAGGCGCTAACCCGGACAAGTGGGGCGCGTCCATCACATCCGTCCAGCCGGGCACGGGCCAGATCGTGAGCATGGCGCAGAACACTGTTTGGCTGCCTCAAGAGGGCAAGTTCGATCAGACGCAGAACTTCAACGTGGACGTCCTGGATAAGGACGGCAATGATCTCAATGGCATTGGCGGGTTCCAGCCCGGTTCAACCATGAAGCCCTTCACGTTCGCCCAGTGGCTGAACGAAGGGAAGTCGATGGAGACAACCATCAACGCTTCGGTTCGCAAATACAAACAGAACTTCCCTTGGAAAAACACCTGTCCAACACCGACAGACGGTTTCTATGATGCGAACGTGCCGGGCAGCTTCGATCTTCAAAATGCCAGCCCGGAGTACTACCGGAACATGACGGTCCTCTGGGGCCTTAAGAACTCCATCAACACGGCCACGTTCGCGTCGGCAGCCCAGGTAGACCTTTGCGGAATCCAGCAAATTGTGGATGCCACCGGAATCCACGGCGGACTTCCTGCCCGTGATGACACGGGTAAGATTACGGATCCGAACCCGCAGGTTCAGATGACCCGTTTGTCAAACCTGATTGGTGCTACGCAAACTGCTCCGCTGACGATGGCTGCTTCTTTCGCAACCTTCGCCGCTGACGGCAAGTACTGTGAGCCGATCGCCATAACGTCCGTAAAGGATCAGTCAGGGGCCGAGCTTCCGGCGCAGTCCTCTAGCTGTAAGGATGCGGTGAAGCCCGAAGTAGCCCGTGGCGTCGCCTATGCCATGGGCAAGGTGCTGGACGAAGGTTCCGGCTCCCTCATACGTCCGGCACTCAATTCCAAGAACTTCCCGGTGGCGGCCAAGACCGGTACCAACGACTCCAACGGTTCCACCTGGGTTGTCGGTTACACCACGGGTTTGGCTACAGCCTCCTGGTTCGGCGACCCCCTAGGCGACCAACTCCGTCCGGGTCGTAACCTAACCATCAACGGTAAGTCCTACGATGCCATCGACGGTTACATGATTGCCGGTCCGCAGTTCACCAACTACATGTTGGCAGTAGCTCCGGCCTATGGAACCAACCCGTTCCAGGCACCGCCGTCCAACCTGACGGGACTTCCCACTCCGCAGCGCAACAACACGCCGTCCAATAACCCCCCGGCCAATCCGGCACCGTCCAACGGAAACGGCAACAGCGGGAACGGTAACAACGGCAACGGTAACAAGAACTGA
- a CDS encoding DUF2690 domain-containing protein, with product MRKLTKFAAGGAIAATALLVAPSAHASDYHHGRDPIATGCTAGAYAISSWPLVNTRYNQVQGSIQLMYSPNCQTNWINLYGNVNGNEYAAGIFVGSVPGGGMHAGFSNAGSDYSLMVYAPGSTCVTVGSNITDIQSGVVEMNDSRYFC from the coding sequence ATGCGTAAGTTAACAAAGTTTGCTGCTGGTGGAGCCATCGCGGCTACTGCCTTGCTCGTGGCGCCTTCGGCCCATGCATCGGATTACCACCACGGGCGCGACCCGATAGCAACCGGGTGTACCGCGGGAGCATACGCCATATCTTCGTGGCCTTTGGTGAACACGAGATACAACCAGGTGCAGGGGAGTATCCAGCTCATGTACTCGCCAAACTGCCAAACAAATTGGATCAATCTGTACGGAAATGTCAACGGTAATGAGTATGCGGCAGGCATTTTCGTCGGCAGCGTGCCCGGTGGTGGGATGCATGCAGGTTTCAGCAATGCCGGGTCGGACTATTCGCTCATGGTATATGCGCCTGGGAGCACGTGCGTGACGGTAGGCTCCAATATCACGGACATTCAATCCGGCGTTGTCGAGATGAACGATTCGCGGTACTTCTGCTAA
- a CDS encoding ABC transporter ATP-binding protein → MSKQTSFFTSVGRLYPHVRPILPRLFMGLICALLASIVALTIPQVLRVLVNNSLQPGGSTDAVWIAAVVILALGIAEAGLVALRRQFVINPATTVETRMRVTLYGHLQQLTVAFHDRWGSGQLLSRAMTDLSFLRRWMAFGAIMLVVTTLTVIIGVGVMFSMSWQLALIFLAAAVPIMINSFRFRRRFSLVTRLSQDQAGDLATTVEESVHGIRVLKAFGRSREALENFNGQAEELRQTEIAKAKQQAGFTLVVTLLPELALGVGLVVGIMLAASGQLSIGALVAFFATAAVVATPVEFSGMLLAMALTAKTALDRHFEVMDTENTITSPDQAAVPESVKGALRFEHAGFGFDDGGTLLHDVTLDIRPGETMALVGITGSGKSALLQLVPRLYDVTEGAVTIDGVDVRDYDIDELRKIVAVAFEDTTLFSSSVRDNVLLGAPDPTDAALDEALDVAQAQFAYSLPEGVDTLIGEEGLSLSGGQRQRIALARAIAAKPKVLVLDDPLSALDVNTEERVEARLREVLRETTTLIVAHRPSTVALADRVALLENGTITAVGTHTELLAENDHYRYVIASLDAGPKDLDTELDELEEAEEARR, encoded by the coding sequence ATGTCCAAGCAAACGTCTTTCTTTACCTCCGTCGGCCGCCTGTACCCCCACGTGCGGCCTATCCTCCCCCGACTATTCATGGGCCTGATCTGCGCCCTTTTGGCCAGCATCGTCGCGCTGACTATTCCGCAGGTGCTGCGGGTCCTGGTCAACAACTCCCTGCAGCCCGGCGGTTCCACGGACGCCGTCTGGATTGCCGCCGTCGTGATTCTTGCTTTGGGTATTGCTGAAGCCGGGTTGGTGGCCTTGCGCCGGCAGTTTGTCATCAACCCCGCCACCACGGTGGAAACCCGGATGCGCGTGACCCTGTACGGCCACTTGCAGCAGCTCACCGTAGCGTTCCATGATCGCTGGGGTTCCGGTCAGTTGCTCTCGCGCGCCATGACGGACCTGAGCTTCCTGCGCCGCTGGATGGCGTTCGGCGCGATCATGTTGGTGGTCACAACGCTGACGGTGATTATCGGCGTGGGCGTGATGTTCTCCATGAGCTGGCAGCTGGCGCTGATCTTCCTGGCAGCGGCCGTGCCGATCATGATCAACTCCTTCCGCTTCCGCCGCCGCTTCAGTTTGGTCACCCGCCTCAGCCAGGACCAGGCCGGCGATCTCGCCACCACCGTGGAGGAGTCCGTCCACGGCATCCGCGTCCTGAAGGCTTTCGGCCGGAGCCGCGAAGCGCTGGAAAACTTCAACGGCCAGGCAGAGGAACTCCGCCAAACGGAGATCGCCAAGGCCAAGCAGCAAGCCGGGTTCACACTGGTGGTGACGCTGCTGCCGGAGCTGGCCCTGGGCGTCGGGCTGGTGGTGGGCATCATGCTCGCCGCGAGCGGACAGCTCAGCATCGGCGCTTTGGTGGCGTTCTTCGCCACGGCCGCTGTGGTGGCCACGCCAGTGGAATTCTCGGGCATGCTCCTGGCCATGGCGCTGACGGCCAAGACCGCCTTGGACCGTCACTTCGAGGTCATGGACACGGAAAACACCATTACCTCGCCGGACCAGGCCGCTGTTCCGGAAAGTGTGAAGGGTGCCTTGCGCTTTGAGCATGCAGGTTTCGGGTTCGACGACGGCGGTACCCTCCTGCACGACGTCACCCTGGACATCCGCCCCGGCGAGACCATGGCTCTGGTGGGCATCACAGGCAGCGGCAAGAGCGCGCTGCTCCAGCTGGTCCCCCGCCTGTATGACGTCACCGAGGGCGCCGTGACCATTGATGGCGTTGATGTCCGCGACTACGACATTGATGAACTCCGCAAGATCGTCGCCGTTGCGTTCGAAGACACCACGCTGTTCTCCAGCTCAGTCCGGGACAACGTCCTCCTCGGAGCCCCCGATCCCACGGATGCCGCGCTTGACGAGGCTTTGGACGTGGCCCAGGCACAGTTCGCCTATTCGTTGCCGGAGGGTGTGGACACCCTGATCGGTGAGGAAGGTTTGAGCCTTTCCGGCGGCCAGCGGCAACGCATCGCCCTGGCCCGAGCCATCGCCGCCAAGCCCAAGGTGCTGGTCTTGGACGATCCCCTGTCCGCCTTGGACGTTAATACCGAGGAACGCGTGGAGGCCCGGTTGCGGGAGGTCCTTCGTGAGACCACCACCCTCATCGTCGCGCACCGGCCCTCCACTGTGGCCTTGGCGGACCGGGTGGCGTTGCTCGAAAACGGGACCATCACCGCCGTCGGGACCCATACGGAACTGCTGGCCGAGAACGATCATTACCGCTACGTCATCGCCAGCCTGGACGCCGGTCCAAAGGACCTGGACACCGAGCTGGACGAACTCGAAGAAGCAGAGGAGGCCCGCCGGTGA